A region of the Pseudomonas asiatica genome:
CGCGAAGCGGCCCCGGCAACCTGTGCTGCGAAGCTGAAAACCTGGGGCCGCTTCGCGCCCCATCGCGACACAAGGCCGCTCCTACAGGGACGGTTACAAGGGTCAGGTTTGCAACTCCTCCCGATCCCGGAACTGCTCCAGTGCCTCGGGGTTGGCCAGGGCGTCGGTGTTCTTCACCGGCAAGCCATGCACCACATTGCGAATCGCCAACTCCACCAGCTTGCCGCTGATGGTACGCGGGATGTCATCGACCTGGGCGATCACCGCCGGTACATGGCGGGGGGTGGTGTACTGGCGGATCACCTGGCGGATGTGCTGGCGCAGGGCCTCATCCAGCTGCAGGCCGTCACGCAGGCGAACGAACAGCACCACCCGCACGTCGCCTTGCCAGTCCTGGCCGATGGCCACGCTTTCCAGCACCTGCTCGACCTTTTCCACCTGCCGGTAGATCTCCGCCGTGCCAATGCGCACCCCGCCGGGGTTGAGCACGGCATCGGAGCGGCCATGAATCACCAGCCCGCCGTCGGCACGCTGTTCGGCATAGTCGCCCTGGGCCCACACCCCCGGGAACTGGCTGAAGTAGGCGTCGTGATAGCGGCTGCCGTCCGTATCCTTCCAGAACCCCAGCGGCATCGACGGGAAGTTGCGCGTGCACACCAGCTCGCCTTTTTCGCCCTGCACCGGCTGGCCATGCTCGTTCCACACTTCCACCGCCATGCCCAGGCCCTTGCACTGGATCTCGCCACGGCGCACTGGCAGGGTCGGGTTGCCCAGCACGAAGCAGGAGACGATATCGGTGCCGCCGGACATCGACGCCAGGCACAGGTCGGCCTTGATCTTGCGGTACACGTAGTCGTAGCTGTGTGGCGACAGCGGCGAGCCGGTGGACAGCAGCAGGCGCAAGCGTTCCAGGCGGTGGCTTGCCGCAGGCTCCAGGCCCGCCTGCTCCAATGCTGCCAGGTACTTGGCGCTGGTACCGAAGGCCTGGATGCCCTCGGCGTCGATCAGGTCCAGCAGCCGCTCGGGGCCGGGATGGAACGGCGAGCCGTCGTACAGCACCAGCGTGGCGCCCACCGCCAGGCCGCTGGCCAGCCAGTTCCACATCATCCAGCCGCAAGTGGTGTAGTAGAACAGTACGTCATCGGCCTTCAGATCGTTGTGCAGGCCATGTTCCTTCAGGTGCTGCAACAACACGCCGCCGGCGCGGTGGACGATGCACTTGGGCACACCGGTGGTGCCGCTGGAGTACAGGATGTACAGCGGGTGGTCGAAGGGCAGCGGGGTGAAGCGGGGCTCGCCGCCGGGCTGAAAGAACTCGTCCCACAGGCTGACGTTGGCGGCCTGGAATTCGTCGGCGCGCGTCCCGCTGCGGGTATGGGGCACCACGATCAGCCGTTGCAGCCCGGGCAGCTGCGCGCACACCTGGTTGACCTTGTCCACCTGGTCGATGGCCTTGCCGGCGTACTGGTACCCGGCACAGGCGATCAGCAGCTTGGGCTCGATCTGGCCGAAGCGGTCGATGATGCCGTGTACGCCAAACTCGGGCGAGGAGCTGGACCACACCGCACCGAGGCTGGTGCAGGCAAGCATGGCGACCAGTGTCTGCCAGGTATTGGGCATGACCGCGGCTACCCGGTCGCCGGGGACGATGCCGGCGGCCTTGAAGGCTGTTTGCAGGCCGGCCACCTGGGCCGCCAGCTGGGCATGGGTGAACAGCTGGCGTTGGCCGTCTTCGCGCACGGCGACCAGGGCCGGGCGGTCGTCGCGGCGGCGCAGCAGGTGTTCGGCGAAGTTGAGGGTGGCGTTGCTGAACCACTGGGCATCGGGCATCTGCGGCCCTTCGCTGAGCACCTGGCTCGGCGGGGTATGCCAGTGAACGTGGAAATAGTCGGCAAGGGTTTGCCAGAAGGCAGGGCGCTGCTCGATGCTCCAGCGGTGCAGCGCTTGGTAGTCGTCGAGTTGCAGGTTGTAGCGCAGGTTGACCCGGCGGCGGAAGGCATCCATCCGGCTGGCCTCGATCTGCGCCGTGGAGGGGCGCCAGAGCACATCGTTCATGCCGAACCTCCAGATGATCATTTGGATTCGAGGGCGCCTTCGCGGGCTCGCCCGCTCCCACAGGTACAGCGTAGATGTCCAGCCTGGTGACAGCCTGTGGGAGCGGGCGTGCCCGCGAAGAAGCCCCCTGGCAGCAGGGGCTTGCGCGTTACTCTACTTTAGCCTTTTGCACGTCCTGCGACGCGGTCCAGACGCGGTAGCGCACTTCGACGTCCTTGGGCACATACACCACCACCGGCAGCTTGCTGTTGTAGCGCAGCATGAAGCCTTCACCGACCACTGGCACGAAGGCCTCGGTCTTCTTGCCATCGGGGCAGGCCATCAGCGTGCTGACCGGGCCGCTGACCTTGTCCAGGCGGTAGTAGCTGTAGCCCCAGCCTTCCAGGGTACGTTCCTCCAGGCTGCCGCCCAGGCGCTGGCGATTGCAGTCCACCTTCAGGGTCTTGCCAGCGAGGATTTCCAGTTGATAGGCCGACTCATCAGCCTGGGCCGGCAGGTGGATGACCTGCCGGGTGAAGCCTTTTTCCGCCTCGGGGTAGGGCGCGACGTCCTTCAGGCTGGCTGCCATCGCAGGTGCGGCGGCAGCCAGGGTCAGGGCCAGGATCGCGGTCATCGGGGTTGGGCGCATAGGGCCTCCTTGCAGATAAAAGAATGCAAGACCGTCGCCAGGCCCAGGCCGCCCGTCACTGGGCCAACCAGCCACCATCGACGTTCCAGGCGGCACCGCGAACCTGGCTACCGGCCTCGCTGCACAGGAATAGTACCAGCTCACCCAGGTGTTCGGGGGTGACGAAGGCCAACGATGGCTGTTTTTCTGCCAGCAGATCGTGCTGCGCTTGCAGCGGATCGCCACCGTTGGCAGCACGATCGTCGATCTGCTTCTGCACCAGCGGGGTTAACACCCAGCCAGGGCAGATGGCATTGCAGGTGACGTTGCTGGTGGCGGTTTCCAGGCCCACCACCTTGGTCAGGCCGACCACGCCGTGCTTGGCCGCCACATAGGCCGCCTTGCCGGTGGAGCCGACCAGGCCGTGCACCGAGGCGATGTTGATGATGCGCCCCCAGTTGCGCGCTCGCATGCCGGGCAGGGCCAGGCGCGTACCATGGAACACGGCCGACAAGTTGAGGGCGATGATCTTGTCCCAGCTTTCCAGCGGGAACTGCTCCACCGGCGCCACGTGCTGGATGCCGGCGTTGTTGACCAGGATGTCGACGCCGCCGAACTCGCGCTCGGCCAGGGCGAACAGCGCTTCGATCTGGGCCACGTCCGACAGGTCGGCCGGGTGATGGACTGCCTTTACCCCGTGCCGGGCGATCTCGGCCAGCGCCGGGCCAGGGTCGCCGAAGCCGTTGA
Encoded here:
- a CDS encoding acetoacetate--CoA ligase, producing MNDVLWRPSTAQIEASRMDAFRRRVNLRYNLQLDDYQALHRWSIEQRPAFWQTLADYFHVHWHTPPSQVLSEGPQMPDAQWFSNATLNFAEHLLRRRDDRPALVAVREDGQRQLFTHAQLAAQVAGLQTAFKAAGIVPGDRVAAVMPNTWQTLVAMLACTSLGAVWSSSSPEFGVHGIIDRFGQIEPKLLIACAGYQYAGKAIDQVDKVNQVCAQLPGLQRLIVVPHTRSGTRADEFQAANVSLWDEFFQPGGEPRFTPLPFDHPLYILYSSGTTGVPKCIVHRAGGVLLQHLKEHGLHNDLKADDVLFYYTTCGWMMWNWLASGLAVGATLVLYDGSPFHPGPERLLDLIDAEGIQAFGTSAKYLAALEQAGLEPAASHRLERLRLLLSTGSPLSPHSYDYVYRKIKADLCLASMSGGTDIVSCFVLGNPTLPVRRGEIQCKGLGMAVEVWNEHGQPVQGEKGELVCTRNFPSMPLGFWKDTDGSRYHDAYFSQFPGVWAQGDYAEQRADGGLVIHGRSDAVLNPGGVRIGTAEIYRQVEKVEQVLESVAIGQDWQGDVRVVLFVRLRDGLQLDEALRQHIRQVIRQYTTPRHVPAVIAQVDDIPRTISGKLVELAIRNVVHGLPVKNTDALANPEALEQFRDREELQT
- the eco gene encoding serine protease inhibitor ecotin; protein product: MRPTPMTAILALTLAAAAPAMAASLKDVAPYPEAEKGFTRQVIHLPAQADESAYQLEILAGKTLKVDCNRQRLGGSLEERTLEGWGYSYYRLDKVSGPVSTLMACPDGKKTEAFVPVVGEGFMLRYNSKLPVVVYVPKDVEVRYRVWTASQDVQKAKVE
- the hbdH gene encoding 3-hydroxybutyrate dehydrogenase; protein product: MTLKGKTALVTGSTSGIGLGIAQVLARAGANIVLNGFGDPGPALAEIARHGVKAVHHPADLSDVAQIEALFALAEREFGGVDILVNNAGIQHVAPVEQFPLESWDKIIALNLSAVFHGTRLALPGMRARNWGRIINIASVHGLVGSTGKAAYVAAKHGVVGLTKVVGLETATSNVTCNAICPGWVLTPLVQKQIDDRAANGGDPLQAQHDLLAEKQPSLAFVTPEHLGELVLFLCSEAGSQVRGAAWNVDGGWLAQ